Within Vicia villosa cultivar HV-30 ecotype Madison, WI linkage group LG1, Vvil1.0, whole genome shotgun sequence, the genomic segment TTCACTTTGTTTCATGATTTCTAAAATTTGTATAAGAAACAATTAAAATTGCTTTCATTATTTCTTATACAAATCTTTAAAAACAAGAATCACTTTTGCAATTGTTAgtgaaaatggaaaataaaaacaaaatgttttcacaaACCAAGTAAGCCCTTAGATGTCACCATTACTCAAGTGTTATTTCATCAGATATTTGATCTAAATATTTCACAATCTTATTGGTCGAACATGCTTTAGATCCGCTTTTTTATAAGTAGGGGTGGAAGtaggccaggccgataacaggggcctacaggctagcctatataggctcaggccaggccatacattatttttaaatagtaaaagcctaggcttttttataagcctatttagttaaaaaggctaggcctcaggccctaaaaaaagccttttaaacctatcaggccggcctatttaaataaatattaatacttttttattattattatattatgttttgtactttgaattaaaatacattaaataaaacttggttatgTTGAGGaagttgtgaaaataagatgaaaacacattATGAACATTGTTCTCATAagttcttttagttagttagtctatttaagtattattttaattgcttatttacatatgtctaaaacaaataggcttttatgtaggctaacaggctaaccaggccttcgaaaaggccagactcaggcctaaaaaataagcctacgacaggctacaGGCCAAGCTTAGGCTTCtgtttttttgacaggccaggcttaggcttggcaaagcctagctcggcccaacctatttccacccctatttaTAAGCAAGAGATGTAATATAAAGAGTGCAAGGGATACTTTGCTCCATATACAAAATATCAAAGATTGACCAGATTAGCAACATTACTTCAAACATTCAATCGTTCAAGTAAACAAGTCTGGAAAACAAGGCACCCAACACTTCCCACCCTTGCCTTAAACTAAGACCAAGATTGAAATTTAGTGAGACCAAAAATACCGATCAAATAAAAAATTCTGCCACAAAAGAGAATCTTATTACGAATAATCTAAATTGATCATAAGCACCCGAATAATCCATATTGACCATAAGCACCCAATTACTGTTAGAAGCATTGCAACAAGttaaataaaacagaaaaaacaCTGCACTGTAAATGAAAGAATGTTTACCTATCATTCTTTGCGTAAAGAGCTAGCATCATGCAGTAGCACATAACACTGGGAAGTATTCCTGAAGCTTTAATTTCTTGAAACTGCTCCTGACTCTCATCAACAAGACCAGCAGAGCAGTATATCCATAACACTGCTTCAAGTGTCAACTCATTAGGATCACAGTTTTTCATCTTACCGTGAGCTCTTACAGCTTCTTCATATTTACCTGCTTGCCTTAAAGCTTCTATCACACCATTGAACGAATGCACATCTGGCTGTAAACCAGACTCCCTCATCCTGAATAAAATTGCTTCTACCTCTTTGTACAGTCCTCCCCTTGCAAATGAACGAACAAGTGAATTGTAGGTCTCAATAGTTGGGTTGCTTCCAACTTCATTCATTGTGTTAAATGCAACCAGCGCTTCTTCATACAAAGCTGCCTGCCCGTATGCTTCAATCACCCCAGTATAAGCCTTGGAACTCGGAACTATTCCCTTTTCATTCATATGAAGTAAAATTTTCTTAGCATCTTCATAAAGCCCTCCTTTACCACAAGCGAATATCAAACCTTCGTAAGTCTCCATGTTCGGCTCAATATTTTCATCCACCATGTCATGAAACAAAGTGACAACTTCCTTAAAGCACCCACCCTCCCCAAAGACCTGTATGAGGATATTATAAGTACCAGCATCAGGGTCCGTGTTGCTCACTTTCATTTCAAGAAAAAGATCACGAACATCATCATACCTCCCATGCTTCCCATACAAACTCAACAAAATACTATAAGTGGCCGCATTCGGCACACACCCCGCCTCCTGCATCTGCCTAAACACCCCAATCGATTCTTTGATGGACCCCGGCTCTGCATAAGCCTCCAACAAAACATTATAAGAGCTAACATCCGGCAAACTACCACCAGACTCCATTTCCCTAAGAAGCTCCGAAACCTTCTCAAGTTTATCCAGCTTACCAAACGTATGAACAAGATAACTATAAGTATTAATATCCGGAACAACCCCACCGTCATTCATAGTCCTAAACACCATTTCAGCTTCATCCCCCAACCCCCTATGAGCACAAGCACCGAGCAATGTATTATAAGTTACTAAATCAGGCTGTATCCCTTCATGTCTCATTTCAGCAAACAACCCTAACAAACCCTCCCAATCCAACCCACCCCTAGCACAAGCATTAATAACAGTATTATAAGTCAACACACTAGCAGAAACCCTTTCTTGCTTCATTCTATCAAGCAACTCAAGCGAATCCTGAAACTGACCGTTACGACCATAAGCATTAATAACAGCAGTATAAGCAAACACACTTCTCGGAACACCTTGGCTAGGCATTTCATCGAACACCTCGCGACACTTATCTAACAAACCCTCCCTACCCAAAAGAGTAATAATAATTGTATAAATATGCTCATTCGGTTTACACCAAATCTGTCTCTGCATGTATTTAAACAACCGAAGCGAACGCTGCCAGTCTCCGCGCTGGGCGAATTCCTTGAACACAACAGCGAAATCATTGAGGGAAAGCTTGTTCTTGAATGAGTCGAGGATACGAGCGATGCTGCCACGTGGAGCTAAGCTGCTGAATCGGTTGATTAGGGTTTCGATGTCGTAGGTGTATTTTCCGCTTTCTACGGTTACCGATGGCTTTCCGAGGATGAGTCCTTTGTGCTTTGCGTGGGCTTTGAATTTGAGTTTCCGTTGGGTTTTGGTTACGGTGGATGGAAAGGAGAGGTGGCGGAAGGTGGTGTTTGGGTCGAGGAGTGTGGGGATGAAAGGGGAGGGGTTTGGTAGGTGGAGAGAGTGAGAAAGTGAATGGGTCATTTTGTTAGAAACGGTTTTCAGTGATTTGGAAAACGGTTACGCGGTAACATGTTAGTTGTTAGAGAATTGATGTTTGTTGTTTTGGTTTCAGTGAGGAggtggaggaagaagaagatggaggAGAAGACTGAAGGTGACTTGAGAAAACGCCACGTGGTGTTTCTTTTGTGGATAACGGTTGGgggtatatatatatagtaaaaaaGATGGGAAGAAAAAAGGAACCGGGTTGTTTAACCCGATAAAGCCCGTGTGAGTTTTCGCGGTTTGAATAAATGGGCTACGCGTTGACGGGTTTTGAACCGGGTTTAGTTCACCGGGTTAACGGATTTTCAAATGAGGTTCGAGCGGGAGAAAGAAGTGCGACGGCGTCTGCGTTTTTGGTCATGTTCTCCGTGGAGTGCTCTCATAAATGTTGTAGATTTTTTTTATCTTCTGGTTTTGTTTGGCTAGATCAATAGTTTATTAGTATTTGGTTTATGTTGAATTGTATTTCATGAACACGTCATAAACATTTTTgaaatagaaatttaaaattaaaataatatttattttattttttgaaaaattgaataAAGATATTCAATTGTTTTTATCATTAGTCATTCATGGTGATGCGTTTTTGTAATGTTTggataattttctttttcttttctatacaatGTTGTAAACTCTTCTAAGACCTTTAGAACACAAATTAGTATTGTTTATTGATTAATTCATGTAGAAAAGTCAATTAGGCACAGTGATTTGTTAAGACGGAAGTTGCTAATGTGGGTAATGAGTGAATGAAATTTGAAGGTCAATTTTGGCTGAATCTTTCAAGTTTTGGTTTGGCTTAGATAGTGAGAGGTATTTTAAGGTGAGAATGTTATGGAATTATGTGCTTGTAAGTATAATCAATAAGTGATCAAAGCTCATAGTTAAGCAAGATATGTTTAGCTCTAATAATgtcatggttttgatgatgacaacacctgAAGTTGCAACAACTCTTTAAGTAATTTTGATGTCAACAAAACATGAAGATAGGTAACTACCAAGACTAGTTTAAGCAGTCAAAGATGCGCAAAATGGTTGATCAAGCTACTCTTCCAAAACAAGCTAAAGAATTATGGTATATGTTCACTAGTGATACCTTTACAACTATTTGATGATGGTAATTGACTTGAAGATATCTCAAGTCTTATCCACAAGAAGATTCAAGGGAAGTGCTTATTTTGATTGGTACATTTGATAAAAGGACTTGAAGCTTCTGAGTATGAAAGAGAGGTGTCGCTACGCGAAATATTCAAGCGTCTAAACGCTCGAAATAgacacagagtcgccaccgaattttatctATTTCTAAGAAAGGGGAAAATAACTATAAAACCCTAAGGAATGAGGATATGataatcatcgcaaccaaataCGGGTTCATGAGTTGGTTgtgcggggggggggggggaggtatTAGGCACCCCACGCAACTGTTGTACTTAATGGAAAACGTTTAGTTAGCTAGGGTTGAATGTGTGCTTAAACATTTGTTTCTTTCTTAGATCGATTTTATTTACAGGGGAAGGATTAAACGACCGAAAAATAGTTTTTGTTAGTATGTTCGCTAGGGTTTCAAAACATTGTGCTTT encodes:
- the LOC131635802 gene encoding pentatricopeptide repeat-containing protein At1g74850, chloroplastic translates to MTHSLSHSLHLPNPSPFIPTLLDPNTTFRHLSFPSTVTKTQRKLKFKAHAKHKGLILGKPSVTVESGKYTYDIETLINRFSSLAPRGSIARILDSFKNKLSLNDFAVVFKEFAQRGDWQRSLRLFKYMQRQIWCKPNEHIYTIIITLLGREGLLDKCREVFDEMPSQGVPRSVFAYTAVINAYGRNGQFQDSLELLDRMKQERVSASVLTYNTVINACARGGLDWEGLLGLFAEMRHEGIQPDLVTYNTLLGACAHRGLGDEAEMVFRTMNDGGVVPDINTYSYLVHTFGKLDKLEKVSELLREMESGGSLPDVSSYNVLLEAYAEPGSIKESIGVFRQMQEAGCVPNAATYSILLSLYGKHGRYDDVRDLFLEMKVSNTDPDAGTYNILIQVFGEGGCFKEVVTLFHDMVDENIEPNMETYEGLIFACGKGGLYEDAKKILLHMNEKGIVPSSKAYTGVIEAYGQAALYEEALVAFNTMNEVGSNPTIETYNSLVRSFARGGLYKEVEAILFRMRESGLQPDVHSFNGVIEALRQAGKYEEAVRAHGKMKNCDPNELTLEAVLWIYCSAGLVDESQEQFQEIKASGILPSVMCYCMMLALYAKNDRSNDADNLINEMIATGVSDIHQVIGQMIKGDFDDESNWPIVEYIFDKLNSKGSGIGMMFYNALLEALWWMCQRERAARVLNEASKRGLFPELFRKNKLVWSVDVHRMSEGGALTALSIWLNDMQEMFMTGKDLPELAAVVVARGIMEESADAQDFPIAKAAFSFLQDTVSSSFTYPAWNKGRIVCQQSQLRQILSGTGSSSSIEEVDKLVSLSNSSLTTAGAITSKSDVQSGRANGVDSRTNRTRTELLISAV